The Urbifossiella limnaea genome has a window encoding:
- a CDS encoding carboxymuconolactone decarboxylase family protein, giving the protein MPLLPPLSATEAGEAQGPLESLREKLGQVPNMYRTFAHAPLVLDAAVSMAKAVRTVLDAKTRELAYLKVVEITDCHVCRHYHVEHGRRAGLTDEQIRDLLPFEESAAYTGGQKDVLRFTEQWTLTGRVADDVLARLRAAFTPGQLVTLAATVAQANLTCRFNNVFGVELP; this is encoded by the coding sequence ATGCCACTCCTGCCGCCGCTCAGTGCCACGGAAGCCGGTGAGGCGCAAGGCCCGCTCGAGTCCCTTCGGGAGAAGCTCGGTCAGGTGCCGAACATGTACCGCACCTTCGCCCACGCCCCGCTCGTCCTCGACGCCGCCGTCTCGATGGCCAAGGCCGTCCGGACCGTACTCGACGCGAAGACCCGCGAGCTCGCATACCTGAAAGTGGTTGAGATCACCGACTGCCACGTCTGCCGGCACTACCACGTCGAGCACGGCCGCCGGGCTGGGCTGACCGACGAACAGATCCGTGACCTGCTCCCCTTCGAGGAGAGCGCGGCCTACACCGGGGGCCAGAAGGACGTGCTCCGGTTCACGGAGCAATGGACGCTTACCGGCCGGGTGGCCGACGACGTGCTGGCCCGGCTCCGGGCCGCGTTCACGCCCGGGCAGCTCGTGACGCTCGCCGCGACGGTGGCACAGGCAAACCTCACGTGCCGGTTCAACAACGTCTTCGGGGTCGAGCTTCCGTGA
- a CDS encoding TolC family protein, with the protein MTHVLVRVVLAAGLPAVLGCASVPPAPPAYPSRAVPVSVSPPAPRPAGAAPRGEDTDTAVRPASAVEPVPAFPGLNDLLALAQARNPDLAAAAARVGEARGRMVQAGLYPNPTVGYSGNQINDGPGTPGQQGGYVAQEFVTAGKLRIATAAARAGVSAADWQAASTWFDTAARVRTAYVEYLTARAVLRETERTAELFAGGLDRAEKLTAGGKAEAYDVTRLRVETVQIANRVGGARQRVAAAERLLAVAVGVAQLPAIAEGELPPAVALPGYDEAVELTGRSSFVLAAAAEAEQARGELRAAEVRPVPNVHTMTTVAHDYTTRAPMASVQVGVPLPVFDRNRGNIAAAQARLVAAEAGVEQARLRATERLAGAYQRYENARRQLDLYRTRVLPDAAAALEQIDRVYAARGERFLDTLDARRVLTQARIDYTQTLGDLWAAAAEIEAVTQPGR; encoded by the coding sequence GTGACTCACGTTCTCGTGCGGGTCGTACTCGCCGCGGGGCTCCCCGCGGTGCTCGGCTGCGCGTCCGTGCCGCCCGCCCCCCCGGCCTACCCCTCCCGCGCGGTGCCGGTGTCCGTGTCGCCCCCCGCACCGAGGCCGGCCGGGGCCGCACCGCGGGGGGAGGACACGGACACGGCGGTCCGTCCCGCGTCCGCGGTCGAGCCGGTGCCGGCGTTCCCCGGGCTGAACGACCTCCTCGCGCTCGCCCAGGCCCGGAACCCGGACCTGGCGGCGGCGGCGGCGCGCGTCGGCGAGGCGCGCGGGCGGATGGTTCAGGCCGGGCTCTACCCAAACCCCACCGTCGGCTACTCGGGGAACCAGATCAACGACGGCCCGGGCACCCCCGGCCAGCAGGGCGGGTACGTCGCCCAGGAGTTCGTCACCGCGGGGAAGCTGCGGATCGCCACGGCCGCGGCCCGGGCCGGGGTGAGCGCCGCCGACTGGCAGGCGGCGTCGACGTGGTTCGACACCGCCGCCCGGGTCCGCACCGCCTACGTCGAGTACCTCACCGCGCGGGCCGTCCTGCGCGAGACGGAGCGGACGGCGGAATTGTTCGCCGGGGGGCTCGACCGGGCCGAGAAACTCACCGCCGGCGGGAAGGCCGAAGCCTACGACGTGACCCGGCTGCGGGTCGAGACGGTGCAGATCGCCAACCGGGTCGGTGGCGCCCGGCAGCGGGTCGCGGCCGCCGAGCGGCTGCTCGCGGTGGCGGTGGGCGTGGCCCAGCTCCCCGCGATCGCGGAGGGCGAACTCCCGCCGGCCGTCGCGCTCCCCGGGTACGACGAGGCGGTCGAACTCACCGGGCGGTCGTCGTTCGTCCTGGCGGCGGCGGCCGAGGCGGAGCAGGCGCGGGGCGAGCTGCGGGCGGCGGAGGTGCGACCGGTCCCGAACGTCCACACGATGACGACGGTCGCCCACGACTACACCACCCGCGCGCCGATGGCGAGCGTGCAGGTCGGCGTTCCGCTCCCGGTGTTCGACCGGAACCGCGGAAACATCGCTGCCGCGCAGGCGAGGCTGGTGGCGGCCGAGGCAGGCGTCGAGCAGGCCCGGCTGCGGGCGACCGAGCGATTGGCTGGGGCGTACCAGCGATACGAGAACGCCCGGCGGCAACTCGACCTGTACCGGACGCGCGTGCTCCCGGACGCGGCCGCCGCGCTGGAGCAGATTGACCGGGTATACGCCGCCCGCGGCGAGCGGTTTCTCGACACCCTCGACGCCCGCCGGGTGTTGACCCAGGCCCGGATCGACTATACCCAGACGCTCGGCGACCTGTGGGCCGCCGCCGCCGAGATCGAGGCCGTCACTCAGCCCGGTCGGTAG
- a CDS encoding PLP-dependent cysteine synthase family protein yields the protein MGSTTILDRIGNTPLVRLNRVASGCPVPVYGKCEFLNPGGSGKDRIAKAIVDDAERRGVLRSGMTLIEATAGNTGIGLALVAAVRGYRLVCVMPEKMSEDKRAALRAAGAEVVVTPNAPPHDPQNFQQAARRLAAERGWFLTDQFAHPANPRVHEETTGPEILEQCGGRVGAFVCGVGTGGTITGVGRYLRARAPGASVILADPVGSRLAHLVNPAHPDHDAAYAVEGIGGSVAPPVLDFAVIDIAERVSDDESFAMTGRLIREEGLLVGGSSGTAVAAALRIAARSQHSDPIVVLLADSWDRYLSRAWIRQGTASLESE from the coding sequence ATGGGCAGTACCACCATTCTTGACCGCATCGGGAACACGCCGCTCGTTCGACTGAACCGGGTCGCCTCCGGTTGCCCGGTCCCGGTGTACGGGAAGTGCGAGTTCCTCAACCCGGGCGGGAGCGGCAAGGACCGGATCGCCAAGGCAATCGTGGACGATGCCGAGCGCCGCGGCGTACTGCGGTCCGGGATGACACTGATCGAAGCGACGGCCGGGAACACCGGCATCGGGCTCGCGCTCGTCGCCGCCGTCCGGGGCTACCGGCTCGTGTGCGTGATGCCCGAGAAGATGTCGGAGGACAAGCGGGCCGCCCTCCGTGCCGCGGGCGCAGAGGTCGTCGTCACGCCGAACGCGCCGCCCCACGACCCGCAGAACTTCCAGCAGGCAGCCCGCCGGCTCGCGGCCGAGCGGGGTTGGTTTTTGACCGACCAGTTCGCGCACCCGGCCAATCCGAGGGTCCATGAGGAGACGACCGGGCCAGAGATCCTGGAGCAGTGCGGCGGCCGCGTCGGCGCGTTCGTCTGCGGGGTCGGCACCGGCGGCACGATCACCGGCGTCGGGCGCTACCTCCGGGCGCGGGCTCCCGGGGCGAGTGTGATCCTCGCCGACCCGGTCGGCTCCCGGCTCGCCCACCTGGTGAACCCAGCGCACCCGGATCACGACGCGGCCTACGCCGTGGAGGGCATCGGTGGAAGCGTCGCGCCGCCCGTCCTCGACTTCGCGGTCATCGACATCGCCGAGCGAGTGTCGGACGACGAGTCGTTCGCCATGACTGGCCGGCTCATCCGGGAGGAGGGCCTGCTCGTCGGCGGCTCGTCGGGAACGGCAGTTGCGGCTGCTCTGCGGATCGCGGCCAGGAGCCAGCACAGCGACCCGATCGTCGTTCTTCTCGCCGACTCGTGGGACCGCTACCTCTCGCGAGCTTGGATACGCCAGGGCACGGCGAGTCTCGAAAGTGAGTGA
- a CDS encoding helix-turn-helix domain-containing protein, which yields MTVQEVADRWCVSRSTVYALVANGTLPHARLGVGRGTIRISEKDADEYLAKSRRDDAKTYAEHFA from the coding sequence ATGACCGTCCAGGAGGTGGCCGACCGCTGGTGCGTCAGCCGCTCAACCGTGTACGCGCTCGTCGCCAACGGCACGTTGCCGCACGCCCGCCTTGGCGTTGGTCGAGGCACCATCCGCATCTCCGAGAAGGACGCGGACGAGTACCTGGCGAAGTCCCGCCGGGACGACGCGAAGACCTACGCCGAGCACTTCGCGTAA
- a CDS encoding carboxymuconolactone decarboxylase family protein, translated as MESHEKDLRSAVESDEQRQAIQNDYRAAGLTAREVVLLDYAVKLTKNPQGVSRADLDALRDLGYTDEQLVDAVQCVGYFNFINRVLDGLGVDPEPGMRYAGPAA; from the coding sequence ATGGAGTCGCACGAGAAAGACCTCCGGTCGGCGGTCGAGAGCGACGAGCAGCGGCAAGCCATTCAGAACGACTACCGCGCGGCCGGCCTGACCGCCCGCGAAGTGGTCCTGCTCGACTACGCGGTCAAGCTGACGAAGAACCCGCAGGGGGTGTCGCGGGCGGACCTGGACGCCCTGCGCGATCTCGGCTACACGGACGAGCAGCTGGTCGATGCCGTCCAGTGCGTCGGCTACTTCAACTTCATCAACCGCGTGCTCGACGGCCTGGGCGTCGACCCGGAGCCGGGCATGCGCTACGCCGGCCCCGCCGCCTGA
- a CDS encoding carboxymuconolactone decarboxylase family protein: MPWVSTVPEDQATGALAEVYRKARERAGKVPNIAKLQSLRPETTARGFELYCQLMDAPTGISRRERVLIATVVSKVNGCFY, translated from the coding sequence ATGCCGTGGGTTTCGACCGTGCCGGAGGATCAGGCGACGGGGGCACTCGCCGAGGTGTACCGCAAGGCCCGTGAGCGCGCCGGCAAGGTGCCCAACATCGCGAAACTCCAGAGCCTCCGGCCCGAGACGACGGCCCGCGGGTTCGAGCTGTACTGCCAGCTCATGGACGCGCCGACCGGTATCAGCCGGCGGGAGCGGGTGCTGATCGCCACCGTGGTGTCGAAGGTGAACGGGTGCTTCTACTGA
- a CDS encoding cupin domain-containing protein, producing MFRSRTLATLSVAVAALLVTRGPAPSAGHDDKKEMAALHRPDGLKWQDGPPSLPPGAKIAVLEGDPTKPGPFVFRVKVPDGYKIPPHTHPKPERVTIISGTFNLGMGDAFDEKKGEALPAGTYGTWPAGMKHYVWVKGETVVQFHGDGPWVIEYVNPADDPRKGKQ from the coding sequence ATGTTCCGCTCAAGGACGCTGGCCACGCTTTCCGTCGCGGTCGCTGCGCTGTTGGTCACGCGCGGACCCGCGCCGTCGGCCGGGCACGACGACAAGAAGGAGATGGCCGCGCTCCACCGACCCGACGGCCTCAAGTGGCAGGACGGGCCGCCTTCTCTCCCACCGGGGGCCAAAATCGCCGTTCTCGAAGGCGACCCGACCAAGCCGGGGCCGTTCGTATTCCGGGTGAAGGTGCCCGACGGCTACAAGATCCCGCCGCACACTCACCCCAAGCCGGAACGGGTCACGATCATCTCCGGCACGTTCAACCTCGGGATGGGGGACGCGTTCGACGAGAAAAAGGGGGAGGCGCTGCCCGCCGGCACCTACGGGACGTGGCCGGCCGGGATGAAGCACTACGTCTGGGTGAAAGGGGAAACCGTCGTCCAGTTCCACGGCGACGGGCCGTGGGTGATCGAGTACGTCAACCCGGCCGACGACCCCCGCAAGGGCAAGCAGTAA
- a CDS encoding DsrE family protein, which produces MKLGIVIYSNDPETVWNAFRFGDHSIKHHGDEVRVFLLGRGVEAESLDSAAFTVTEQMAQFVAAGGTILACGTCLKLRQAGGSEMCPVSTMNDLHRLVAECDKTLTF; this is translated from the coding sequence ATGAAACTCGGCATCGTGATCTACTCGAACGACCCGGAAACCGTGTGGAATGCGTTCCGCTTCGGCGACCACTCCATCAAGCACCACGGCGACGAGGTGCGAGTATTTCTGCTCGGGCGCGGCGTGGAGGCCGAGTCGCTCGATTCCGCTGCCTTCACGGTCACCGAGCAGATGGCACAGTTTGTCGCTGCTGGGGGGACCATCCTGGCCTGCGGCACGTGCCTGAAGCTGCGCCAGGCCGGCGGAAGCGAGATGTGCCCGGTCTCCACGATGAACGACCTCCACCGCCTGGTCGCCGAGTGCGACAAGACCCTGACATTCTGA
- a CDS encoding reverse transcriptase domain-containing protein encodes MPPHGHTTGNITPATVTVRTAGAVAAITPPLAGLSLLTTREVVAAADGSPVRLKWVTRPLFAPADDLAGTPCLAGPRPLAALAAEFVRAGGGRVRMPAPAPWSPAALDPGLCPDAGVIGAVAREPYLTVRYDRRVVDPVWLAVQIPLAFAAKSVAVVGKTVGQVDAFVALARDAGLDVTTFTGPRGRELPRTRVAVSTFEGLAHDDALLARREVVVVLDVLEGLEKRALRAVECASPGRLVGLLADTAAVPPADLDRLMRVYGLAEVRVGRHGLTDRAVVYGAVPYRGTRLAIGLPPGKVKDIGVWANAGRNRQIADIAAALHTGDHRAVTRLVPKSLRRRLPPSGRRAKTGYHVAVVVENAEHGNRVLSLLPGWAGAGRGLCPLPAPGRTGLGWGEPVGGEPAAVVCTFGGLKEVPLGEYDVVIRADGGTGPLPRAADFGSADSTAPELVFIDIDDRFHRGLQRNGRSRRAAYRRLGWRSIAEPAGSDQLRRYLARHPDGDAIRGTLAATKLVGGDSTTTDADADADDTTAQAEPIVVALLQPSTAQLTPPTGRPRRLPPNRLSGYSRHSRLRPKNEARRVLEGRNGYLPLVDEIVGTDNLYAVLLDMTGSGAGWGAGEDGIGLYDLSPREWVGHLRGLSVRVLDGGYRPEPTRLVKVPKPDGRFRPIEVGSVLDRVLAGALNRALAPHLDPHFLGGSYGFRSAGSAAPPDLRRDHWDALAALKAYVDYTGITNIVDDDVKQAFPSVCHDLLLADIEAMLATALPKNYDPAPLLNLVEAIVRGRDPRHHRKEGVGITQGCPLSPLLLNTHLHPRHDLAVDREGALIPFWTRYADNVAYLVRSETDGVEALGLVRQLLGQVGLDLKGTTAGPSTPTDLRVRPVELLGFTLQVRDRKVVPDIPDDAWTDLAAALQDAHRADDPGTQARSILCGWAAACGPAVENRLEAVHQTILSTARENGFDGAISPEKLSERLRGSRNRWRGKLERAARQGRESREG; translated from the coding sequence ATGCCGCCGCACGGGCACACCACCGGCAACATCACCCCGGCGACGGTAACCGTCCGCACCGCGGGGGCTGTGGCGGCGATTACCCCGCCGCTGGCCGGGCTGAGCCTGTTGACGACCCGCGAGGTGGTCGCGGCGGCGGACGGGTCGCCGGTCCGCCTGAAGTGGGTGACCCGGCCGCTGTTCGCCCCGGCCGACGACCTCGCCGGCACCCCCTGCCTGGCCGGGCCGCGCCCACTGGCTGCCCTCGCGGCCGAGTTCGTCCGCGCCGGCGGAGGCCGCGTCCGGATGCCCGCCCCGGCCCCGTGGTCGCCCGCCGCCCTCGACCCGGGGCTCTGCCCCGACGCCGGGGTGATCGGCGCGGTCGCCCGCGAGCCGTACCTCACCGTCCGCTACGACCGCCGCGTCGTCGACCCGGTGTGGCTGGCGGTGCAGATCCCGCTGGCCTTCGCCGCCAAGTCGGTTGCCGTGGTCGGCAAGACCGTGGGGCAGGTCGACGCGTTCGTCGCCCTGGCCCGCGACGCCGGGCTGGACGTGACGACGTTCACCGGCCCCCGCGGCCGCGAACTCCCCCGGACCCGCGTCGCCGTCAGCACCTTCGAGGGGCTGGCGCACGACGACGCGCTGCTGGCCCGGCGCGAGGTCGTCGTCGTCCTGGACGTGCTCGAGGGGCTGGAAAAGCGGGCGCTCCGCGCCGTCGAGTGCGCCAGCCCCGGGCGGCTGGTCGGGCTGCTGGCCGACACCGCCGCCGTGCCCCCGGCCGATCTCGACCGGCTGATGCGCGTCTACGGCCTCGCCGAGGTGCGGGTCGGCCGCCACGGCCTGACCGACCGCGCCGTGGTGTACGGAGCTGTGCCGTACCGAGGAACCCGGCTCGCAATAGGGCTACCCCCCGGGAAGGTGAAGGACATCGGCGTCTGGGCCAACGCCGGCCGCAACCGGCAGATCGCCGACATCGCGGCCGCGCTACACACCGGCGACCACCGGGCAGTCACGAGGCTGGTGCCGAAGAGTCTCCGTCGCCGGTTGCCCCCGTCCGGTCGACGAGCGAAGACCGGGTACCACGTCGCCGTGGTCGTCGAGAACGCCGAGCACGGGAACCGGGTCCTCTCGCTGTTGCCCGGCTGGGCGGGGGCGGGGCGCGGACTCTGCCCGTTGCCGGCGCCCGGGCGCACGGGACTGGGCTGGGGCGAGCCGGTCGGCGGCGAGCCGGCCGCCGTCGTCTGCACCTTTGGCGGGCTCAAGGAGGTCCCCCTCGGGGAGTACGACGTGGTGATCCGGGCCGACGGCGGCACCGGCCCCTTGCCCCGCGCCGCCGACTTCGGCTCGGCGGACTCGACCGCCCCGGAGTTGGTGTTCATCGACATCGACGACCGCTTCCACCGCGGCCTGCAGCGCAACGGCCGCAGCCGGCGGGCGGCGTACCGCCGGCTGGGCTGGCGGTCGATCGCCGAGCCGGCGGGGTCCGACCAACTCCGCCGCTACCTGGCGCGCCACCCTGATGGGGACGCGATCCGGGGCACCTTGGCGGCCACGAAGCTGGTCGGGGGCGACTCCACCACCACCGACGCCGACGCCGACGCCGACGACACCACCGCGCAGGCGGAACCGATTGTGGTAGCGCTGCTCCAACCGTCAACGGCACAACTGACGCCACCGACCGGCCGGCCGCGTCGCCTGCCGCCGAACCGGCTCTCGGGCTATTCGCGGCACTCCCGCTTGCGCCCCAAGAACGAGGCGCGGAGGGTGCTCGAGGGACGCAACGGCTACCTGCCGCTGGTCGACGAGATCGTCGGCACCGACAACCTGTACGCGGTGCTGCTCGACATGACGGGCTCCGGCGCCGGGTGGGGCGCGGGCGAGGACGGCATCGGGCTGTACGACCTGTCCCCGCGCGAGTGGGTCGGCCACCTCCGCGGCCTGTCAGTGCGGGTGCTCGACGGCGGCTACCGGCCCGAGCCGACCCGTCTCGTCAAGGTCCCGAAGCCCGACGGCAGGTTCCGCCCCATCGAGGTGGGCTCGGTCCTGGACCGGGTGCTGGCCGGCGCCCTGAACCGCGCGCTGGCCCCGCACCTCGACCCGCACTTCCTGGGCGGCTCGTACGGGTTCCGGTCGGCCGGGTCGGCGGCGCCGCCGGACCTCCGCCGCGACCACTGGGACGCGCTCGCCGCCCTGAAGGCGTACGTCGACTACACCGGCATCACCAACATCGTGGACGACGACGTGAAGCAGGCGTTCCCGAGCGTCTGCCACGACCTGCTGCTGGCGGACATCGAGGCGATGCTCGCCACCGCGCTGCCCAAGAACTACGACCCCGCCCCGTTACTCAACCTGGTCGAGGCGATCGTCCGGGGTCGCGACCCTCGCCACCACCGAAAGGAGGGAGTCGGCATCACCCAGGGGTGTCCGCTGTCGCCCCTGTTGTTGAACACCCACCTGCACCCCCGGCACGACCTCGCCGTCGACCGGGAGGGGGCACTCATCCCGTTCTGGACCAGATACGCCGACAACGTCGCGTACCTGGTCCGGAGCGAGACCGACGGCGTGGAGGCGCTCGGGTTGGTCCGCCAACTCCTCGGACAGGTCGGCCTCGACCTCAAGGGGACGACGGCCGGACCGTCTACACCGACCGACCTCCGTGTCCGACCCGTGGAACTCCTGGGGTTCACCCTCCAGGTTCGTGACAGGAAGGTCGTCCCGGACATCCCGGACGACGCCTGGACGGACCTGGCGGCGGCTCTCCAGGACGCCCACCGGGCGGACGACCCGGGGACGCAGGCCAGGTCCATCCTCTGCGGATGGGCGGCAGCCTGCGGACCGGCCGTCGAGAACCGGCTGGAGGCCGTCCACCAGACCATCCTCTCCACCGCCCGGGAGAACGGGTTCGACGGGGCCATCTCCCCAGAGAAGCTGTCCGAACGGCTGCGGGGCTCACGGAACCGATGGCGGGGGAAGCTCGAGAGGGCAGCCCGTCAAGGACGTGAGTCCAGAGAAGGATGA
- a CDS encoding IS1 family transposase, translating to MNGWAWKVSEAGYGWELPKDGGGTPVLVVSRPWPNRVYVPAAEQPALFRVFAELAPEPQAMLDFANAYGHLGDFLWLAGGGLAPDRAGGADPLNDALVRRTGLAPDRLGRERAETVSFWKAQIEAMRAPCLLWERVAEGKDDPDLTARVAEAVDQGCRERVECRFSYDARGRTAGWSRTPVDLLGALWLQFADTVAGNKRTRRCSVCDRWFLVATGAGRTDKEHCSLACRQKAYRKRKQDAIDLYATGMHPREIASKLGSDFDTVKGWLKGQSGGENSTDDEVKPLRPGLDL from the coding sequence ATGAACGGGTGGGCCTGGAAGGTTTCTGAGGCCGGTTATGGCTGGGAACTTCCGAAGGATGGTGGCGGGACGCCAGTCCTGGTGGTGTCTCGCCCGTGGCCGAACCGCGTGTATGTGCCGGCCGCCGAGCAGCCCGCATTATTCCGCGTCTTCGCGGAGTTGGCTCCCGAGCCACAGGCGATGCTCGACTTCGCAAATGCCTACGGCCATCTCGGGGACTTCCTTTGGCTGGCTGGGGGCGGTCTAGCTCCTGATCGCGCCGGTGGCGCCGACCCGCTCAACGACGCTCTTGTGCGGCGGACGGGGCTTGCTCCCGACCGACTGGGGAGGGAGCGAGCGGAGACGGTGTCCTTCTGGAAGGCTCAGATTGAAGCGATGCGTGCCCCGTGTTTGCTCTGGGAAAGGGTGGCGGAGGGGAAAGACGACCCCGACCTAACCGCGCGGGTGGCCGAGGCCGTCGACCAGGGGTGTCGGGAGCGGGTCGAGTGCCGGTTCAGCTACGACGCGCGGGGCCGCACAGCCGGCTGGTCCCGCACGCCAGTGGACCTCCTCGGAGCCCTCTGGCTGCAGTTCGCCGACACGGTGGCGGGTAACAAACGGACCCGGCGGTGTTCAGTCTGCGACCGGTGGTTCTTGGTCGCCACCGGCGCGGGCCGGACCGACAAGGAACACTGCTCGCTCGCGTGCCGCCAGAAGGCGTACCGGAAGCGCAAACAGGACGCGATCGACCTCTATGCGACGGGCATGCACCCACGAGAAATCGCTTCTAAGTTGGGCTCGGACTTCGACACCGTGAAGGGATGGCTCAAGGGGCAGTCGGGGGGTGAGAACTCGACCGATGACGAGGTCAAACCCCTTCGGCCCGGGCTCGACCTCTGA
- a CDS encoding class I SAM-dependent methyltransferase, translating into MSQPATDIDALKGRLKATWMAGDFGLIAKSYEAGAAEFVRRLGFAPGSRVLDVACGTGNLAVPAARAGAVVTGVDIATNLLEQARSRAAAEGLTARFDEGDAEKLSYPDASFDAVISMFGVIFAPRPELAAAELLRVCRPGGTIALANWTPGGFIGQVFKTIAGHVSPPAGMPSPLRWGDEATVRERLGAGTEQSLTKRMIRFEFPLTPTEVVEFWRVYYGPTCRAFEALSGEPGKQAALRADLEQLWTGHNQASPGATRVESEYLEVIATKT; encoded by the coding sequence ATGAGCCAGCCCGCGACCGACATCGACGCCCTGAAGGGCCGCCTCAAGGCCACCTGGATGGCGGGCGACTTCGGGCTCATCGCCAAGAGCTACGAGGCCGGGGCGGCGGAGTTCGTCCGCCGGCTCGGGTTCGCTCCCGGCAGCAGGGTTCTGGACGTCGCCTGCGGGACTGGGAACCTCGCCGTCCCCGCCGCCCGCGCCGGGGCCGTTGTCACCGGGGTGGACATCGCCACCAACCTGCTGGAGCAGGCCCGGTCGCGGGCCGCGGCGGAGGGGCTCACCGCCCGGTTCGACGAGGGGGACGCGGAGAAACTGTCGTACCCGGACGCGAGCTTCGACGCGGTTATCAGCATGTTCGGGGTGATCTTCGCGCCACGCCCGGAACTGGCAGCCGCCGAGTTGCTTCGCGTCTGCCGGCCCGGAGGCACAATCGCGCTCGCGAACTGGACGCCCGGCGGGTTCATCGGACAGGTGTTCAAGACGATCGCCGGCCATGTTTCGCCCCCGGCCGGTATGCCCTCACCACTTCGGTGGGGGGACGAGGCCACGGTACGGGAGCGGCTGGGAGCCGGAACGGAACAGTCCTTGACGAAGCGGATGATCCGGTTCGAGTTCCCGCTCACCCCCACTGAGGTGGTGGAGTTCTGGCGGGTGTACTACGGCCCCACGTGCCGGGCGTTCGAGGCGCTCTCGGGCGAGCCCGGGAAGCAGGCCGCGCTCCGCGCCGACCTCGAGCAGCTCTGGACGGGCCACAACCAGGCGTCTCCCGGCGCGACGCGCGTCGAGTCGGAATACCTGGAAGTAATCGCCACCAAGACCTGA
- a CDS encoding selenium metabolism-associated LysR family transcriptional regulator encodes MNPELPHLETFAEAAERSSFTAAARALGLTQAAVSQRIQVLERELGVPLFRRIGGKVEPTDAGRKLHDYARRILDLHREVRREVTGKEVPVTGRLAIAASSVPGEHLLPALLAAFGAKHPHVRVQAAVRDSAAVIGLVESGEVSVGLVGRKSDGAGLAFRHLADDRMVVIAPPGHGFARKNRVTLRQLAAHPLVLREPGSGLRHCFEKALDRVGRSLSDLRIALELGSNEAIKEAVLRGVGVAVLSTLAVRKDVVAGRLLALDVEGLVCDRELFVVTDRRRVLSPPARLFVTHLEAVPDLAS; translated from the coding sequence ATGAACCCCGAACTGCCGCACCTGGAGACGTTCGCCGAGGCCGCCGAGCGGTCGAGTTTCACCGCCGCCGCCCGCGCGCTCGGACTCACCCAGGCCGCCGTCAGCCAGCGCATCCAGGTGCTCGAGCGCGAACTCGGCGTGCCCCTGTTCCGCCGGATCGGAGGGAAGGTCGAACCGACCGACGCCGGCCGCAAGCTACACGACTACGCGCGCCGCATCCTCGACCTCCACCGAGAGGTGCGCCGGGAGGTCACTGGCAAGGAGGTGCCCGTCACCGGCAGGCTCGCCATCGCCGCCAGTTCCGTCCCCGGCGAGCACCTCCTCCCCGCCCTGCTCGCCGCCTTCGGCGCGAAACACCCGCACGTCCGGGTCCAGGCCGCGGTGAGGGACAGCGCCGCCGTGATCGGGCTGGTCGAGTCCGGCGAAGTCAGCGTGGGACTGGTCGGCCGAAAGTCCGATGGTGCGGGCCTCGCGTTTCGCCACCTCGCCGACGACCGGATGGTCGTGATCGCCCCGCCTGGCCACGGGTTCGCCAGGAAGAATCGCGTGACGCTCCGTCAGCTCGCCGCCCACCCCCTCGTGCTGCGCGAGCCCGGGTCAGGCTTGCGGCACTGCTTCGAGAAGGCGCTGGACCGGGTGGGCCGCTCGCTCTCCGACCTGCGCATCGCCCTCGAACTGGGTAGCAACGAGGCCATCAAGGAGGCCGTCCTGCGCGGGGTCGGCGTGGCCGTTCTCTCCACGCTCGCCGTCCGGAAGGACGTGGTCGCCGGGCGGCTGCTCGCGCTGGATGTCGAGGGCCTCGTCTGCGACCGCGAGCTGTTCGTGGTCACCGACCGCCGGCGGGTGCTGTCACCTCCGGCCCGGTTGTTCGTAACCCACCTCGAAGCCGTCCCCGACCTCGCGTCATAA